In Candidatus Hamiltonella defensa 5AT (Acyrthosiphon pisum), one genomic interval encodes:
- the sirB1 gene encoding invasion regulator SirB1, which yields MRTISNFKFNTATLSEGVFKITRKIRQDFSIARVRKKLTNLVDDARVAIPEHLNQDQKLELLIDLFYHKWKFEAADGIYRTSDVIWLDNVLKIRQGTATSLGVIFLHIAHQLDIPLMPVLFPIQLIFRADWLDEEMWLINPINGDTLNKHILELWVKAHFNQNITLEDSDLCESDNTSLIRQMLDELKSALIEEKQMELALRTSDMSLFFDPKDPYEIRDRGLIYAELGCTQVAISDLNYFIEQCPEDPISEVIKIQLNAIEKQPFILH from the coding sequence ATGAGAACCATCTCTAATTTTAAATTTAATACAGCCACTTTAAGCGAAGGCGTGTTTAAAATCACCAGAAAAATTCGTCAAGATTTTTCTATCGCAAGAGTTCGCAAAAAATTAACAAATCTGGTGGACGATGCTCGAGTCGCCATTCCAGAACACCTCAATCAAGATCAAAAGTTAGAACTTCTCATAGATCTTTTTTATCATAAATGGAAATTTGAGGCTGCAGATGGGATTTACCGCACCTCTGATGTCATATGGCTGGATAATGTTTTAAAAATACGTCAAGGAACGGCGACTTCATTAGGAGTGATTTTTTTGCATATCGCACATCAGCTGGATATCCCTTTAATGCCGGTGTTATTCCCAATTCAACTCATTTTTCGGGCGGATTGGTTAGACGAAGAAATGTGGCTGATTAATCCGATCAATGGTGACACCTTGAACAAACATATCCTCGAATTATGGGTTAAAGCGCATTTTAATCAGAATATCACGCTGGAAGACAGCGATCTTTGTGAATCAGACAATACTTCATTGATTCGGCAAATGCTCGATGAATTAAAATCTGCGTTGATAGAAGAAAAACAGATGGAGCTGGCTCTACGTACAAGCGATATGTCGCTGTTTTTTGATCCTAAAGATCCTTATGAGATACGTGATAGAGGTCTGATTTATGCAGAACTCGGTTGTACTCAAGTGGCGATTTCTGATTTAAATTATTTTATTGAACAGTGCCCTGAAGACCCTATCTCTGAAGTAATAAAAATACAATTAAATGCCATCGAAAAACAGCCATTTATTCTGCATTGA
- the kdsA gene encoding 3-deoxy-8-phosphooctulonate synthase yields the protein MNNKVIHFQHINIANHLPFVLFGGMNVLESRDLAMRICEHYVRITNQLNIPYVFKASFDKANRSAVHSYRGPGLEEGMKIFEELKHSFGVAIITDVHEVSQAKIVSEVVDVIQLPAFLARQTDLVVAMAETKAVINVKKPQFMSPMQVGHIVEKFKQAGNEKIILCERGNIFGYDNLVVDMLGITLMAKSTGGHPVILDVTHALQCRDPFGSVSGGRRAQVSELARAGMAVGLAGLFLEAHPDPQNAKCDGPCALPLHKLLPFLTQMKAIDDLIKNF from the coding sequence ATGAACAATAAAGTGATTCATTTTCAACATATTAACATTGCCAATCATCTTCCATTTGTATTATTTGGTGGTATGAATGTGCTTGAATCACGTGATCTGGCAATGAGAATTTGTGAACATTATGTTCGAATCACCAATCAATTAAATATCCCTTACGTTTTTAAAGCGTCTTTTGATAAAGCAAATCGTTCTGCTGTTCATTCTTATCGTGGGCCCGGTTTAGAAGAAGGCATGAAAATATTTGAAGAATTAAAACACTCTTTTGGCGTAGCCATCATCACAGATGTACACGAAGTGAGCCAAGCCAAAATAGTTTCTGAAGTAGTTGATGTTATTCAATTACCCGCGTTTTTAGCGCGTCAAACCGATCTCGTGGTGGCCATGGCTGAAACAAAAGCGGTGATTAATGTCAAAAAACCTCAATTTATGAGCCCCATGCAAGTAGGCCACATTGTCGAAAAATTTAAACAGGCTGGAAACGAAAAAATTATTCTTTGTGAGCGAGGAAATATTTTTGGTTACGATAACTTAGTGGTGGATATGTTAGGGATCACACTCATGGCAAAATCTACAGGAGGGCATCCTGTCATACTCGATGTCACCCATGCCCTGCAATGCAGAGACCCTTTTGGATCTGTTTCTGGCGGGCGCAGGGCTCAGGTTTCAGAACTGGCAAGAGCAGGCATGGCCGTGGGATTAGCGGGCTTATTTTTAGAAGCACATCCCGACCCTCAGAATGCAAAATGCGATGGCCCTTGCGCTTTACCACTACATAAGCTGCTGCCTTTTTTAACACAGATGAAAGCGATTGATGATTTGATTAAAAATTTTTAA
- the metN gene encoding methionine ABC transporter ATP-binding protein MetN gives MIRFSHVSKIFEQKKQKVSALLDINLDVPAGQIYGVIGASGAGKSTLIRCANLLERPTEGHIFIDGEELTQLPENKLSLARRQIGMIFQHFNLLSSRTVFDNVALPLELACLPKTEIKKTVLELLELVGLTDKKKVYPVHLSGGQKQRVAIARALANGPKVLLCDEATSALDPGTTRSILKLLKDINRRLGLTILLITHEMDVVKYICDQVGVISHGQLIEKDSVSEMFSHPKTLLAQQFIHSTLHIDIPEDYAHRLSQNPTDLAVSPLLKLQFTGQSADAPLISQAIRRFNIDIGILSAQMDYAGGVKFGTMLAELEGEKQDITAAMQFLKDHHVKTEVLGYV, from the coding sequence ATGATTAGATTTTCTCACGTCAGCAAAATATTTGAACAAAAAAAACAAAAGGTCAGCGCACTTTTAGACATCAATTTAGATGTGCCGGCCGGCCAGATTTATGGGGTCATAGGGGCTTCAGGTGCGGGTAAAAGTACCCTAATTCGCTGTGCGAATTTATTAGAGCGCCCTACTGAGGGGCATATTTTTATAGATGGAGAAGAACTCACTCAATTACCAGAAAATAAACTCAGTCTTGCTCGCCGTCAGATAGGTATGATTTTTCAACATTTTAATTTGCTTTCTTCTCGTACTGTTTTTGATAACGTCGCGCTTCCACTCGAATTGGCTTGCCTGCCCAAAACTGAAATAAAAAAAACAGTCCTTGAACTCCTTGAATTAGTGGGTTTAACAGATAAAAAAAAAGTGTATCCGGTACATTTATCCGGTGGACAAAAACAGCGTGTCGCCATAGCGCGTGCACTGGCAAATGGCCCTAAAGTTTTGCTGTGTGATGAGGCCACCAGCGCATTAGATCCTGGAACCACCCGCTCTATTTTAAAACTCCTTAAAGATATTAATCGACGATTGGGATTGACGATTTTATTGATTACGCATGAAATGGATGTCGTCAAGTATATTTGTGATCAGGTAGGGGTGATAAGCCATGGTCAATTGATCGAAAAAGACAGTGTGAGCGAAATGTTTTCACATCCCAAAACGCTTTTGGCACAGCAATTTATTCACTCTACTTTACATATCGATATTCCTGAAGATTACGCGCATAGGCTAAGCCAAAATCCGACAGATCTCGCCGTTTCCCCTTTGTTAAAACTCCAATTTACAGGGCAATCTGCCGATGCTCCTTTAATATCTCAGGCGATTCGCCGCTTTAATATCGATATTGGAATTCTCAGCGCTCAAATGGATTATGCCGGAGGAGTTAAATTTGGCACGATGCTCGCTGAATTAGAGGGTGAAAAACAGGATATCACTGCCGCCATGCAGTTTTTAAAAGATCATCATGTTAAAACGGAGGTACTAGGCTATGTCTGA
- a CDS encoding methionine ABC transporter permease MetI: MSEAMMVLILNGVWETVMMTFVSGFFGLIFGLPIGILLYLHRPGHMFSYPVLYQSLSALVNIFRAIPFIILLVWIIPFTRFIVGSSIGLEAAIVPLTVCAIPFIARMIENALLEIPFGLIEAARAMGATPLQIIYKVLLPEAFPALVNSVTITLITLVGYSAMGGAVGAGGLGQIGYQYGYIGYNATVMNFVLVLLVFLVCFIQILGNYVMKMVTHK, from the coding sequence ATGTCTGAAGCAATGATGGTTTTAATCCTCAACGGCGTTTGGGAAACTGTCATGATGACCTTTGTCTCTGGTTTTTTTGGTCTGATTTTTGGCTTACCGATAGGAATATTATTGTATCTGCATCGTCCAGGGCACATGTTTTCTTATCCTGTTCTATATCAATCACTTTCTGCCCTGGTGAATATTTTTCGGGCAATTCCTTTTATTATTTTATTAGTCTGGATTATCCCCTTTACCCGTTTTATCGTAGGAAGCTCTATTGGCTTAGAAGCGGCCATAGTGCCCTTAACCGTTTGTGCTATTCCCTTTATTGCTCGAATGATTGAAAATGCTTTACTCGAAATTCCTTTTGGTTTAATTGAGGCGGCTCGTGCTATGGGAGCAACTCCCTTGCAAATTATTTATAAAGTTTTACTGCCAGAGGCATTCCCTGCTTTAGTGAATTCAGTGACCATCACATTGATTACTTTAGTCGGATATTCTGCGATGGGAGGCGCAGTAGGAGCAGGAGGTTTAGGACAAATTGGTTATCAATATGGCTATATTGGCTATAACGCAACTGTGATGAATTTTGTGTTAGTTTTGTTGGTTTTTTTGGTGTGTTTTATCCAAATTCTGGGGAATTACGTGATGAAAATGGTGACCCATAAGTGA
- a CDS encoding MetQ/NlpA family lipoprotein has protein sequence MLLKLKSIKIAAILAVLASCFIVAGCDKKDEKDSNHIKVGVISGPEQTLAQVAQKVAKDQYGLDVELITFNDYVLPNEALNKGDIDVNVFQHQPYLDQQIQDRGYELVAIGNTFIYPMAGYSKEITSLNELTLGYQITMPNDPANLGRALLLLQKQGLIKLKPDVGLMPTVLDVIENPKDLTLVQLDAPQLPTSLDDKENVAIINTTYASQIGLSPTKDGLFVEDKSSPYVNLIVTRKDSKDDEKVKNFVKAYQSPLVEKEAEKIFQGGAVKGW, from the coding sequence ATGCTTTTAAAATTAAAGTCGATCAAAATAGCGGCCATATTGGCTGTGTTGGCAAGTTGCTTCATTGTGGCGGGCTGTGACAAAAAAGATGAAAAAGATTCAAATCACATTAAAGTGGGGGTCATCAGTGGGCCAGAGCAGACGCTTGCACAGGTGGCTCAAAAAGTAGCAAAAGACCAATATGGTTTAGATGTGGAGCTCATAACCTTTAATGATTATGTATTACCGAATGAGGCTTTAAATAAAGGAGATATCGATGTGAACGTATTTCAGCATCAACCTTATCTCGACCAACAAATACAGGATCGCGGCTACGAACTGGTGGCAATTGGAAATACCTTCATTTATCCGATGGCAGGTTATTCAAAAGAAATCACCTCTCTTAATGAATTGACGCTGGGCTACCAAATAACAATGCCCAATGATCCCGCTAATTTAGGCCGTGCCTTGTTGTTACTACAAAAACAGGGGCTCATCAAATTGAAACCTGATGTTGGGTTAATGCCTACTGTCTTAGATGTGATTGAAAATCCAAAAGATTTAACACTTGTTCAATTAGACGCTCCTCAGTTACCGACGTCATTGGATGATAAAGAAAATGTAGCTATCATTAATACAACTTATGCAAGCCAAATCGGCTTAAGTCCCACAAAAGATGGATTATTTGTTGAAGATAAAAGTTCACCTTATGTGAATTTGATTGTGACCCGTAAAGATAGTAAAGATGACGAGAAAGTGAAAAATTTTGTGAAGGCATATCAATCTCCGCTGGTAGAAAAAGAAGCAGAAAAAATATTTCAGGGAGGCGCTGTGAAAGGCTGGTAA
- a CDS encoding proline--tRNA ligase yields MRTTQYLLSTLKELPADAEIISHQLMLRAGMIRKLASGLYTWLPTGTRVLKKIENIVREEMNKAGAIEVVMPIVQPADLWQESERWEHYGPELLRFADRSERPFVLGPTHEEVITDLVRNEISSYKQLPLNFFQIQTKFRDEIRPRFGIMRAREFLMKDAYSFHNTLESLQETYQTMYQAYTKIFERMQLNFRAVQADTGSIGGSRSHEFQVLADSGEDEIVFSTVSDFAANIELAEALVPHEKRASPCETLRIIDTPNAKTIDQLVEQFSIPIEKTLKTLIVYAHKDSGHKLLALLVRGDHLINKVKAEKSPQVAKPLTFASEEDIRAHIGAGPGSLGPLHLKMPIIADRAVAVMSDFSAGSNKEDQHYFGINWERDLPLPIIEDLRNVVEGDPSPDGKGTLLIKRGIEVGHIFQLGTKYSQAMGAKVQGENGRQQMMIMGCYGIGVSRLVAAAIEQHHDQHGILWPEAIAPFQVAILPIHLKKSDAVRQEAERLYAELSSLGMDVIFDDRQERPGVMFADMELIGIPHTLIIGDRDLENNELEYRYRGIDDHKKQQLKISDVVSFLLEKINSHFNPK; encoded by the coding sequence ATGCGTACCACTCAATATCTTCTGAGTACTTTAAAAGAACTGCCAGCGGATGCTGAAATCATCAGCCATCAACTGATGCTGAGAGCCGGTATGATCCGTAAACTGGCGTCTGGGCTTTATACCTGGCTCCCTACGGGGACCCGTGTTTTAAAAAAAATCGAAAATATTGTACGTGAAGAAATGAATAAGGCGGGCGCCATTGAAGTGGTGATGCCTATAGTGCAACCTGCCGATCTATGGCAGGAAAGCGAGCGATGGGAGCATTATGGTCCCGAATTGTTGCGTTTTGCCGATCGCAGTGAACGCCCTTTTGTGCTCGGCCCGACTCACGAAGAAGTGATCACCGATTTGGTTCGTAATGAAATTAGTTCATACAAGCAGTTACCGCTCAATTTTTTTCAGATTCAAACCAAATTTCGTGATGAAATTCGTCCTCGTTTTGGCATTATGCGCGCCCGTGAATTTTTAATGAAGGACGCCTATTCCTTTCATAATACATTGGAATCACTGCAAGAAACCTATCAAACGATGTATCAAGCCTACACAAAAATATTCGAGCGGATGCAGCTGAATTTTCGCGCTGTGCAGGCAGATACGGGATCAATAGGGGGAAGTCGCTCTCATGAATTTCAGGTATTGGCAGACAGTGGGGAGGATGAGATTGTTTTTTCAACAGTATCCGATTTTGCGGCGAACATTGAGTTGGCAGAAGCGCTAGTCCCTCACGAAAAACGCGCATCGCCTTGTGAAACGCTTCGTATTATTGATACCCCTAATGCAAAAACCATCGATCAACTGGTAGAGCAATTCTCAATCCCGATTGAAAAAACTCTCAAAACTCTGATCGTTTACGCTCATAAAGACAGCGGCCATAAGTTGCTGGCACTGTTGGTTCGGGGTGATCACCTTATCAATAAGGTGAAAGCAGAAAAATCACCTCAGGTGGCGAAACCCCTCACCTTTGCTTCTGAAGAAGATATTCGTGCTCATATAGGCGCAGGCCCGGGCTCTTTAGGCCCGCTTCACCTAAAGATGCCGATCATTGCCGATCGTGCGGTGGCGGTGATGAGTGATTTTAGCGCCGGCTCAAATAAAGAAGATCAACACTATTTTGGCATCAATTGGGAACGTGATTTACCTCTGCCCATCATAGAGGATCTGCGTAATGTAGTTGAAGGGGATCCCAGCCCTGATGGAAAGGGCACTTTGTTGATAAAGCGGGGTATTGAAGTCGGCCACATTTTTCAATTGGGGACAAAATATTCTCAAGCGATGGGGGCAAAAGTACAGGGCGAAAATGGGCGCCAACAGATGATGATAATGGGTTGCTATGGTATTGGGGTGTCTCGTTTGGTCGCTGCCGCGATTGAACAACACCATGATCAACATGGGATCCTCTGGCCTGAGGCGATTGCGCCTTTTCAAGTTGCTATTTTACCTATTCACCTCAAAAAATCTGACGCTGTTCGGCAAGAAGCGGAGAGACTCTACGCTGAATTATCCTCTTTGGGAATGGACGTCATTTTTGATGATCGCCAAGAGCGGCCGGGCGTCATGTTTGCTGATATGGAGCTGATTGGCATACCACATACGCTGATCATCGGTGATCGGGATTTAGAAAATAACGAATTAGAGTATCGATATCGTGGAATAGATGATCACAAAAAACAGCAGCTTAAAATAAGCGACGTGGTCTCTTTTCTTTTAGAAAAGATAAATTCACATTTTAATCCAAAATAA
- a CDS encoding glycosyltransferase, which produces MNSIDLSVIIPVFNAENDLMELFESLKNQKNLFYEVIAINDGSTDQSQIILEKIAQIDKRWVLISQPHRGVSVARNQGIARARGRWIAFTDSDDWLAPQAFETWVQQAEKGDLDCLVGNGFRFKLNPQKPTETLLYRQPWGKILTGREWIIQSVHKNEWPHYVFLQLVKRAFLIKNQLRFIPNMLHEDILWTTELAEVAQRMGFCAEPLYGYRINPESITQSTSIERLAHRAISYLNIIEKLLNKAEAVKQDKAFHQALLKQAHRETRHFLGLMRKKLPPSQLRTQLAKKFTSLGLRTAVFKGICHPDEFWHALRINFLWHIMRSGIAAFLDKHQANSVLFTRPDA; this is translated from the coding sequence ATGAATTCCATTGATTTGAGCGTGATTATTCCCGTTTTTAATGCTGAAAATGATTTAATGGAACTGTTTGAATCATTAAAAAATCAAAAAAATCTTTTTTATGAAGTCATTGCAATTAATGATGGCTCAACAGATCAAAGCCAAATCATATTAGAAAAAATCGCACAGATCGATAAAAGATGGGTGTTGATATCTCAGCCCCACCGGGGTGTTTCGGTTGCACGTAACCAAGGAATCGCCAGGGCTAGAGGCCGTTGGATTGCTTTTACGGATTCGGATGATTGGTTAGCGCCTCAAGCCTTCGAAACTTGGGTACAACAGGCCGAAAAAGGTGATCTAGATTGTTTGGTTGGAAATGGGTTTCGTTTTAAGCTCAATCCCCAAAAACCAACAGAAACGCTTTTATATCGTCAACCTTGGGGGAAAATTTTAACAGGCAGAGAATGGATCATTCAAAGTGTTCATAAAAATGAGTGGCCTCATTATGTTTTTTTACAATTAGTTAAACGAGCATTTCTTATCAAAAATCAATTACGGTTTATTCCTAATATGCTCCATGAAGATATTTTATGGACAACCGAATTGGCAGAGGTAGCTCAAAGGATGGGTTTTTGCGCTGAGCCTCTTTATGGTTATCGGATTAACCCAGAGTCTATCACTCAGTCAACTTCTATCGAACGATTAGCTCACAGAGCTATAAGCTATCTGAATATCATTGAAAAATTATTAAATAAAGCGGAGGCCGTAAAGCAAGATAAAGCCTTTCATCAAGCCTTATTGAAGCAAGCTCATCGTGAAACTCGCCATTTTTTAGGATTAATGAGAAAAAAATTACCGCCTTCTCAATTACGAACTCAATTGGCAAAAAAATTTACATCATTGGGATTAAGAACAGCGGTATTTAAGGGGATCTGTCATCCTGATGAATTTTGGCATGCACTTAGAATCAACTTTTTATGGCATATTATGCGCAGCGGCATAGCGGCTTTTCTAGATAAACATCAAGCAAACAGTGTGCTTTTCACCAGACCAGATGCCTGA